TGATAAGGTATTCATTAATCTACTAGGTCATATACAAGGTAGAGTAACCTCACCAATCTGAAGTGGAATGTGGGTAAGATGATAAGGTATGAAgattatcgttttatttttttatgaacagtAACTGTTTTAagtacgatttaaaaaaaacctttttgaaattttcttatactCACAACTTACGTTTAACTTTAAAAGTAAGCTATGATGACTTTTTGCAGGATGCCCATTTCGGAATAACTTCTGCAAATTAATGTTCatattaactgaaatttcaaattaaaatttaatttttagataagaaaaattaGGAAGATTCATAAAACAATAGGCAGAACGAAGTGAAGCTTCTAAATAAATACGTTacaagattatttataaaaatctgaagtttaaaaataattagtcgAGAATTATTAGAGGAAGCAACGTAAAATAATTAGTCGAGAAAATTATTAGAGGAAGcaacataaaataatcaatagaaaattttaataatcattaatggCAGTCATCAAAGGCAgctaataatatcaaataaataaaagaggcTACCTCTAAAAATTATGTTGATGTAATGAAAATTAAGAGcttgattaaaaactaaatctttcaaaataacataaattataatttttttgtagggacgaaagtaagaaaaaattggGCAAAAataaccagcggaagtggttttCCCCTAATAAATGCgttatcccagagaatgtcttgcatggcattggtgtactgAAGTTATGAAAAATGGATACTAAAGAGTGAATtgccatttttactgaatctattgcaaGATCCtaggcgattaatctctggcatcataaaatcgaatttgtgtacCGACAGGATTTttcaaattgattgaaaaaattttgacacaaaactaaacTTGTAGTAACaaaaacatataccaaatttgatatattgaagtcactgcgttttttaattatcacatttacagGTTTATGAATGTACAGATGATCAATCCCTTTGTtgaatttggttcgaaatttaatAAGTACCTATACTACAGATAgaaaatctgtgtactgaattttattcatctaactctcttcgttccATAATTATTgctctgaatggatttttttcaaaatttgtaaaaatctacaaatttgttgtaaagaatgtatatcaaatttcatccgtttagcttgtaccatttttgagttatctttatcagagaCAGACAAACATATTCCAAGAATATGTCTCTTgactcaaggaggtctgaaatgtggagagtcatcaaaatctggagtttcAATATTATGATgattacaacactttctctaaagttaatataagaaaaagtaaaacctagtgattaaagcattttattacaatatagcATGTACAAGTACAATACAAGCatgataaaagcattttattacaataaaagattttatatcacaagaattaaaataaatttttcactcacatttttaacagaaaagtaACGTTAGAATTACCGTTATGATTAAAAactacgtaattttttttttaaaaaataaagcagcatCACAATCAGAATAAAATAGTTCTGTTTATTCGAACTTTAAGACGAAAATCTGGAACGCCAAGCTTTGCTGAacagtgttattattattatttttggtaaaataatatttaatatttgtgaaccgaCGAGTCGCCAAAGACGACTAgttaataatgaagatgaatacgTGTGCTTCTGCTCTACTGGACATACCATTAgaccaaaaaaaagtatttagtatttcaaagaaaatatttagacacGAATCACACAGAATATTGatttcagttttttcaaaaaggtattctttttaagaaattcaattttataataaattaaaaatgtaacaaaatggtaaatgaaataaaattttatttttaaaatttgtttattacaataatattatataacatttgaaTGTTCAGTTAAacccattattttttataatagcaaACCATACTTCCGAAATATTACATGAACGTGGTGTGGATCTCACTAATATTTTGTTAGCTTCTGCCTGGTCTATTTCTGTCACTTTTTGATCACCAGGAAAACAATGCCTGAGAAAATTACGCTGCTCATCTGTCATGGAATCAATAAGGAATGTTATCTTCTGAATCTTCTCATCTAACGGGAAAGACGAAGATCATGTAAGAAAGGATACAACAATACATTCATGGAAAAgcaatttacatttcaaataatatttttaaaaaagtaaataaattgagattccaataaaaaattgtcGATGAATAGGAGCTAAGAGATAAATATCATTCTTGAAAGAAAGAATAAGCCCTACAAAATGTATCTGTAATCAAAAACTTTTGTCTTATTCTAGATGATATAAGCTGTGcaggattaaaatcctttcatgaatgatatttttaatataaatctacttTCGTGTAAAAATTTCAACCCATTTGATTACAAGGAGATATGAAATATGCATacatactgttcatttcagtatcatGATACAACTTTTAGATGATTCTATCTAGCCAAGGGGAAATATGAAGAAAGATGAGTACATTTCCGGAATATATCATTCTTCAAACCTAATTTCTGCCCTATTACACTTTTTCGTTATGTCCCCCCCCTCCCAAGTGAAATGAATGCCGCtgtactattttatattaactcAAAATACCACATTGTTTGCTTATACGGCTggcaattatcttttttttttttttttttaaatcttaaaacattaaaaatatttgataacaaaaaagaagaatttcaacataaaaaattatttcagaagaaaatgaaatatcaaattttaagagcgtaaatcttttatttatccaTCTATTGTGAATTAGTACCTTTTTCTAACAATATTATGAGTTGTTGGCAATTTTTATGCCTTTTCATccctattttgattaaatgaataacATCTCAGCTCATGCACAAAAGCGCAGAGTTTTGGAATCAGAATGAATAATacatacaatgatttttttttaatataaaaattagatgaaagGCAGCAAGTGAAAAAATCTTGCAGGCCAACAGgtataaaatttacaaagttaaaataataaatgacatcaGGTATTTTTTCCAAGTATCCCTGACAATAATTatgcatgttaaatcttttatgaTCAATGATGGTTCATTTctcaaataaaacttttgacaTACATActagcaataatttaatttctaaataaactaCCAAGgtaaatacacaaaaatatcatactaaataataaatacaaaaattcaataaaaagtttcagaattttttaaagggATTAATTACTTGTTGATACTGGATCAAAATAGCACTCTTCAGATGAATTCAAGTGTAAAGCAGCTCTaacattttctccaaaatttgtaGTAGTAAATATGAACATAAGAGGCAAGTCATCTCCAAAATGCACCAAAACGCTGGTTACATCTTGACATCTCAAACTGACTGTAACATATTCTGCTgcaaaagaaaaagtaaacttGATGATAGTTTAATTAGCATCCTGTACAGTAATGCATgctttgttcttaaaaaaatttctagttttgttctatttaaataattaaatattattcaatcaaatttagatagtttgattaaaagataaaataataataaaaataagtatatttgttAGTAGTAATTTAGTTTGCCAGttctggatttttttatttttttaatctagaagAAACATACATTTTCCTAATGATTTCTAATATGCAATATATTAGccaagataatttatttcttgttaaattaaacattgtaattGAAAGTATAACATAAAATACATGCATGATacataaatgacattttttatataaaaaaaatataaaaaatttacatttacaataaaactaatttaattgctGTAAAATACCTCTTCACTAggttcaacaaatttttaaacaactattttttattattgcaatgaaagacgaatatatttctgcaattccattaaatatgtaaatcatttttttgatcagataaaaaaaaattctacaccaATACCTACAGTTTCTTTATATTGactgaaaatcaaattatccttttaagatataaatgttattattaggACAATTTATCTGCACTTTtaagctatttaaatgttaacgaattaaattcataatattatctTTTGTTACAAAACAAAATTGCTTTATAGTCCATTTCTCACGTCCACCCccatttgaagaagaaaaattatgaagcttttgttaaatcaatttttttagcaaCATCAATGTAGCTGACCAagccattttaaatgaaaagcaatttttattcaatgtgaCATTTGTTGTTTTCATTAGTATAgattaaagattgaaattttcatactATTCATATAATGTACAAACCAGCTAGTCACTTATGGTGGCTAATATTAAATCGCAAGTAACATCCACGGTTATTTACATATTGTAAAAATTCTAGACATTGGCTTAATAGCAGCAAGCaacaaagttacaaaaaaattaaagaaattatatacaaTAGTGGCTAAAATTGTAGAAATGTTTTAGAAAGAGAGTATTTTGGTGATTTAATGGCCCATAatagaaataagtatttatagtaataaaataaaccaGTATATCATATTAAAAGATAATCTAATGAAGAATGCAATGATTAAATTAtgtttgtactttttttaaagttatagcaaaataacaagaaaaaagaatatacatTACTTCAATTCATAATAGATATCTTTTCTTCTATTAAAGATAACCAAATAGGATGATTGATTAGTAAAGAGGTGATATCttgattttaatagttttcatgaATTAATGCTATTTTTGGAGCTAAGAGATCCTCTTCCCTGCATTTTGGAATTGGTATCAAGCTAGTCACTTTTTATTACGAGTTCTTAAATTTTATgagttttcaaaatacaaaaaataattagtatgaaGGGCTCAGCTCCAGTATACAGCCTCTGCCAAATTGGCGATAAACGGTAATTTCTGGCTGCCGGTAAAATGGCGCCAATAGGCCGTATACGGGAGCTGCTCCGTATGAAGAGTTGATTGGTTACCCAaacatcaatataaaattttactattgcaTGAATATGGTGTTAAGTacaatgaaattatgaaagtTGGTAGAAATCTAAACACAGTAAAAAAGAGCAAGGAAATTGAGTCAtcacaaaattaaattggtaGAGAGAGAAAAAGATGTACAGATTCAAGTGatgatagaataattaaaagattgtGTCTATATGGATGGGCAAAAAATCATATGGGGAATACAAAGTGAAAAGGCACAATGCAATGAGAAGTTGAGTCCAAGGAACATTTGAAGAGAATTACAGAAATTTGGTCTAAATGTAagaattctacaaaatttatcacatttaaatcTGAAACAAACGGTGAAAAAATTAAACTGGGCATCTAAACAATGAGACTGCATGATTTGAAATAAGACTAAAATCTCACATATTTTATGCCATCagtatgaaattacaaaaataaaagaagattttcaAACCAATTACATTACATCAACTTTTAAACACCTAATTAATCTTATGATCTGGTATGATAGCAAAAGCATGGGTAGAATTAATGGGATAAAAGggaatataaattatcataaatataaaaatggaaaatttgttCCAGAACTGCTTGCTTCCTTCATATTCCAATCTTATCtcagaatataaagaatttaagttTCAGCAGAGGTCACATCCATATCAAGTTGCCACTGtacataaaaattgatgtcaaaattttttattttcattatagaatGTCAGGGGAATAGCATAGACTTTAGCTCAATctaaaatctaaagaaatttgTTACACAAAAGTAACCCAGCAATAAGACTCAAAGTAATCATCCACTCATGGTATAATACAATAACAGCTGAGAAACTAAGTGCATTGGTGAACTCCACGTAATGCTGTTACAAAGCATACTTGATGCTAAAGATTACTAATTATCAATtgccataaaagaaaattttggcatatgttattatttttctgtttccttTTTCTTCTGTATAACTGCTATTTCAATGCAAAcatctattatataaatatatttataaaaaatgcattattaaattcttgattaaatttccttttaaataagaTTCAACTTCATGattttctcttgaaaaaaaaaaaaaaaaaatgttatgaacaaTCAATTCTGAAAAGtgcacattttccaaaaattctccAATATTTTTGCTAAtgctttttaatactttaaattgttatcaatttcataaatatttaataaaaaggcatacaaagttttagaaaaaaaatgtaacatttacttcaaaatatttcaataaaattttaaagaatgatttacaattaatttctgaaaatgattaatacattatttaaaagttctttacAAAATTCACTTACAATTGTTTAATGTTGGAGCACGGAAGGAAATGGCTTCTGCTGATAAGTTCACGGGGAAATTTGGTAAATCATTATCGGGATTAACTTTATATGTACCAATTCTAATGCTGCGACAAAGTAAAGGATGTTCAGTAGATCTTTGTATACCAATTCCAGCCGGTTCAGGATCAAACAGAATTTCCTCTGAACTTtcatcaaattctattttttcctcTGGTTCCATCTCAGTTTCTACTTATTCATTAATATCAGCTACCTCAAGCGATTGGAGATTATCAGATTCTCCTGAAACAATTCAAAGATTACAATAATgctgataaaattctgaaattagttAAGAAAGCGCAAAATGTCTAAAATTATATAGTACAAATGAATTCAAAAGCTATTGCTGTTTACAAAATTCTTGCAAGCATAGTTCAACAAGTTCATAATGGAACAACAGCAAACTTTTACAGTAAGTTATGACAGAATATTCAGTTTCTAAATTCAGTGATCCTGATTTAATGAATcccagtttaataaaatttttgacagCACCTTAATCTTGAAAGACATTTACCTGTTGTCTGTTTTCCATATTACAAAAGACAACAGCAAACTTTTACAGTAAGTTATGACAGAATATTCAGTTTCTAAATTCAGTGATCCTGATTTAATGAATcccagtttaataaaatttttgacagCACCTTAATCTTGAAAGACATTTACCTGTTGTCTGTTTTCCATATTACAAAAGACAATTTCTATAAAACAGTTTTCAATTTCTATTGTAGTGTTTCATGATTTCTCAtttcttaatgttaaaaaaaaaaaaaaatctcttttgccATGTTGATGCAGACGTAAATTATGGAACAATATGTACTGCTAATGCTACAAAACTTAGCAATTATTATTTAGCACCACAGTAAATaatgatgagtttttttttttaatctttaaaataaaagttaatctttTTGATGCAATACAAAGGGCACTTTCAATGATAAATGTCACAGATAATGCTTTTTTATCTGTACAAATCAGCCTTTGTACATAATCAGAAAATTAGAAATGTTGCAATATATAAGCGGCTACctgaaaattcagtaaatgaCACAAGCATAagatgattcagaaaaaaaattataaatgaatacacttataaatgaatttaattacacaaacattacataaaataattacaaaaacaaaattaaaaataatttactcgaGGAAAACAGCGATTTCTTTCACAATGCGAGCCCGCCGAAACCAAACTAACGGTTGAGTAATCCgtattatattatagaaatatgttGTTCGCAAACGAAGGGAACAACTAAGAAGCAAACTGAACTAAACACAGGACGTCAGTTTTCTGAAAATGCATTCATTCCGGAACGACTGTATGAATCTTACGCAGCATTCACACGAGACCAACTATAGCAAGCAATAGAAGGCCACGGCTACCTCAGGAACATTACGTGATCCCAAAAGggcatttgccattgtcccattgcggtcacatgatcttcctgaagtaggcgtgaccttctatttcGCGCAATAGGTGGTCTCGGATGAACACTTTACTATTCTCGTTCGCGAACGACAATGTAGATTTTAGGGGGTTTACTCCCGGTAGGAAGTCTAAATTTTGTCACACTGCCAAAAGTGATGGAGTTGTCCTACGGAGGTTATAAAAGGAACTCGCATTTTGTTATTGTCATTATAACATGTTAATCAATCTCTTACTGGGCGCGCtttttcattagtattttttctttgctttaggAGGAAGGAAGGATTATCGATTGTCAGCGAGTGATTCACTTTGAAGAAAACTCTTACaggccttatttttatttattttcttatttaatctctttaagaaaatttgtta
The window above is part of the Argiope bruennichi chromosome 7, qqArgBrue1.1, whole genome shotgun sequence genome. Proteins encoded here:
- the LOC129976636 gene encoding uncharacterized protein LOC129976636, producing MEPEEKIEFDESSEEILFDPEPAGIGIQRSTEHPLLCRSIRIGTYKVNPDNDLPNFPVNLSAEAISFRAPTLNNSEYVTVSLRCQDVTSVLVHFGDDLPLMFIFTTTNFGENVRAALHLNSSEECYFDPVSTNEKIQKITFLIDSMTDEQRNFLRHCFPGDQKVTEIDQAEANKILVRSTPRSCNISEVWFAIIKNNGFN